The following coding sequences lie in one Chelmon rostratus isolate fCheRos1 chromosome 2, fCheRos1.pri, whole genome shotgun sequence genomic window:
- the gpr25 gene encoding probable G-protein coupled receptor 25, whose amino-acid sequence MDTYADDQSYDYYSYSENVTDDGLFSFNITMDCPRSHLHGSNIFLPILYYIIFFTGFFGNLFVISVVGINGRRGGRLVDTFVVNLALADLVFVLTLPLWAISASQNGYWDFGRTGDLLCKLSSYIIAVNRFSNIFFLTCMSVDRYLAVVKLMDSRYLRSSRCIRATCAAVWLSSLVLGIPSLLYRRVELFGDGLSCVEDNNSSFFLGLSMTMALLTFVLPVLIIVLCYGTIILHLNKHCVAAANPRAEARRRHSLKMVLSIIVAFVVSWLPFNIFKVIVIGSQLLNVDLSCEAQSWQRNGLIISCCLAFLNSCVNPAIYFFLDHHFRRRAEILYKTCMGKPKPLQSHNSSASFTNVGTSESFGATGGRTQVQMFD is encoded by the coding sequence ATGGACACCTACGCTGATGATCAATCTTACGATTACTACAGTTACAGCGAGAACGTTACTGATGAcggattattttcttttaatatcaCAATGGATTGTCCCAGGTCCCATCTCCATGGCTCCAACATCTTCCTGCCCATACTGTATTACATCATCTTCTTCACAGGCTTTTTTGGCAACCTCTTTGTAATCTCAGTCGTGGGCATAAATGGTAGGAGAGGTGGGCGTCTGGTGGACACATTTGTCGTCAACCTGGCCCTGGCCGACCTCGTTTTTGTCCTCACACTGCCTCTGTGGGCCATCTCTGCCAGCCAGAACGGCTACTGGGACTTTGGGCGAACTGGGGACCTGCTGTGCAAGCTGAGCAGCTACATCATTGCTGTGAACCGCTTCTCCAAcatcttcttcctcacctgcaTGAGTGTTGATCGTTACCTGGCTGTGGTGAAACTGATGGATTCCAGGTACCTCAGGAGCAGTCGGTGCATTCGTgccacctgtgctgcagtgtggtTGAGCTCCCTGGTGCTCGGCATCCCATCCCTGTTGTACAGAAGAGTGGAGCTGTTTGGTGATGGACTGTCCTGCGTGGAAGATAACaactcatctttttttcttggCCTGAGCATGACCATGGCATTACTCACCTTTGTTTTACCTGTGTTGATCATCGTGCTCTGCTATGGCACCATTATCCTGCATCTCAACAAGCACTGCGTGGCTGCTGCAAATCCTCGAGCTGAAGCCCGTCGCAGACACTCCCTAAAGATGGTCCTCTCGATCATAGTGGCCTTTGTGGTGTCCTGGCTTCCCTTCAACATTTTCAAAGTCATCGTAATTGGCTCGCAGCTCTTGAATGTTGATCTGAGCTGTGAAGCTCAGTCGTGGCAAAGAAACGGGCTCATCATCTCATGCTGCCTGGCCTTCCTCAACAGCTGCGTGAATCCAgccatttattttttcctgGACCACCACTTCAGACGACGGGCAGAGATCCTGTACAAGACCTGCATGGGAAAGCCAAAGCCACTGCAGAGCCACAACTCTTCAGCTTCATTCACCAATGTTGGCACTTCAGAGAGCTTTGGAGCAACTGGTGGGAGAACTCAGGTTCAGATGTTTGATTAG
- the LOC121611761 gene encoding growth/differentiation factor 11-like — protein MPRYNFLLCLMVLISLGQSGSDEPNLLLPSASETPTDAGLSLLDEDAGSHECSACVWREQSKVLRLETIKSQILSKLRLKQAPNISREVVNQLLPKAPPLQQLLDHHDFQGDASSQDEFMEEDEYHATTESVITMASEPEPLVQVNGKPSCCFFKFSPKLMFTKVLKAQLWVYLRPLQQTSTVYLQILRLKPVTEQGSRHIRIRSLKIELNSRVGHWQSIDFKHVLQNWFKQPHTNWGIDINAFDESGNDLAVTSLRPGEEGLQPFLEVKVLETTKRSRRNLGLDCDEHSTESRCCRYPLTVDFEAFGWDWIIAPKRYKANYCSGQCEYMFMQKYPHTHLVQHANPRGSAGPCCTPTKMSPINMLYFNDKQQIIHGKIPGMVVDRCGCS, from the exons ATGCCGAGGTACAACTTCTTACTGTGCTTGATGGTGCTCATCTCCCTGGGACAGTCGGGGAGCGATGAGCCCAATCTGCTGCTGCCTTCTGCCAGCGAGACGCCCACGGATGCCGGGCTGTCCCTGCTGGACGAGGACGCCGGTTCCCACGAGTGCTCCGCCTGCGTTTGGAGGGAGCAGAGCAAAGTGCTGAGACTGGAGACCATCAAGTCCCAGATCCTGAGCAAGCTGCGTCTGAAGCAGGCGCCCAACATCAGCCGAGAGGTGGTCAATCAGCTGCTGCCCAAGGCGCCTccgctccagcagctcctggacCATCACGACTTCCAGGGAGACGCGTCGTCCCAGGATGAGTTTATGGAGGAGGATGAGTACCACGCCACCACGGAGTCCGTGATCACCATGGCCTCTGAGC CGGAGCCCCTGGTGCAGGTGAACGGGAAGCcgagctgctgcttcttcaaGTTCAGCCCCAAACTGATGTTCACCAAGGTGCTGAAGGCCCAGCTGTGGGTGTACCTGCGGCCGCTGCAGCAGACCTCCACCGTCTACCTGCAGATCCTCCGGCTGAAGCCCGTCACAGAGCAGGGCAGCCGCCACATCCGCATCCGCTCCCTGAAGATAGAGCTCAACTCCAGGGTCGGCCACTGGCAAAGTATTGACTTTAAGCACGTGTTGCAGAACTGGTTCAAACAGCCACACACCAACTGGGGAATCGACATCAACGCCTTCGATGAGAGCGGCAATGACCTGGCAGTTACCTCGCTGCGACCCGGGGAGGAGGGGCTG CAGCCGTTCCTGGAAGTGAAGGTTCTTGAGACGACCAAACGTTCTCGGAGAAACCTCGGCCTGGACTGCGACGAGCACTCCACCGAGTCTCGCTGCTGCCGCTACCCTCTGACTGTGGATTTCGAGGCGTTCGGCTGGGACTGGATCATTGCCCCCAAACGCTACAAAGCCAACTATTGCTCCGGCCAGTGCGAGTACATGTTCATGCAGAAATACCCGCACACCCACCTGGTGCAGCACGCCAACCCCCGAGGCTCCGCAGGGCCCTGCTGTACCCCGACCAAGATGTCCCCCATTAACATGCTCTACTTCAATGACAAGCAGCAGATCATTCACGGCAAAATCCCAGGGATGGTGGTGGATAGATGTGGCTGCTCTTAG